A stretch of Zymoseptoria tritici IPO323 chromosome 1, whole genome shotgun sequence DNA encodes these proteins:
- a CDS encoding F1F0 ATP synthase subunit alpha, producing MFRTALRTSARVAAASSSKIVAQRTTPAIASTLARGYASESKAQPTEVSSILEQRIRGVQEDTGLAETGRVLTVGDGIARVYGMRNVQAEELVEFASGVKGMCMNLEAGQVGVVLFGSDRLVKEGETVKRTGEIVDVPVGEAMLGRVVDALGNPIDGKGPIKTTERRRAQMKAPGILPRQSVNQPVQTGLKSVDAMVPIGRGQRELIIGDRQTGKTAVALDTMLNQKRWNEGNDETKKLYCIYVAVGQKRSTVAQLVKTLEENDAMKYTCIVAATASEAAPLQYIAPFTGTSIGEYFRDNGKHAVIIFDDLSKQAVAYRQMSLLLRRPPGREAYPGDVFYLHSRLLERAAKMSNKTHGGGSLTALPIIETQGGDVSAYIPTNVISITDGQIFLESELFYKGIRPAINVGLSVSRVGSAAQLKAMKQVAGSLKLFLAQYREVAAFAQFGSDLDASTKQTLSRGERLTELLKQKQYQPMPVSEMVPLIYAGVNGHLDKIPVNKILKWESDYLSHLRSNESELLSTIDKEGALSKDLEGKLKSSITSFISSFS from the exons ATGTTCCGCACCGCGCTCCGGACGAGCGCCCGCGTGGCCGctgccagcagcagcaaaaTCGTCGCC CAGCGCACCACACCCGCCATCGCCTCCACGCTCGCCCGTGGCTATGCCTCCGAATCCAAGGCCCAGCCGACCGAGGTCTCCTCGATCCTCGAGCAGCGCATCCGTGGCGTACAGGAGGACACTGGTCTCGCCGAGACTGGTCGCGTCCTGACTGTCGG TGACGGTATCGCTCGTGTCTACGGCATGAGGAACGTCCAGGCTGAGGAGCTCGTCGA GTTCGCCTCCGGCGTCAAGGGAATGTGCATGAACCTCGAAGCCGGCCAGGTCGGTGTCGTGCTTTTCGGTTCCGATCGTCTGGTCAAGGAAGGCGAGACCGTCAAGCGTACCGGCGAGATT GTCGATGTCCCAGTCGGCGAGGCTATGCTTGGTCGTGTCGTCGACGCTCTCGGCAACCCCATCGATGGCAAGGGCCCAATCAAGACCACCGAGCGCCGCCGTGCCCAGATGAAGGCCCCTGGTATTCTTCCCCGCCAGTCTGTCAACCAGCCCGTGCAGACCGGCCTCAAGTCCGTCGACGCCATGGTGCCAATTGGCCGTGGTCAGCGTGAGTTGATCATCGGTGATCGTCAGACCGGAAAGACTGCCGTCGCTCTCGACACCATGCTCAACCAGAAGCGCTGGAACGAGGGTAACGACGAGACCAAGAAGCTTTACTGCATCTACGTCGCCGTTGGTCAGAAGCGATCCACCGTGGCCCAGCTCGTCAAGACTCTTGAGGAGAACGACGCCATGAAGTACACTTGCATTGTCGCCGCCACCGCCTCCGAGGCCGCTCCTCTTCAGTACATCGCGCCTTTCACTGGTACCTCCATCGGAGA GTACTTCCGTGACAACGGCAAGCACGCTGTCATCATCTTCGAC GATCTCTCCAAGCAGGCCGTGGCCTACCGCCAAAtgtctctccttctccgtcgTCCCCCCGGGCGCGAAGCGTATCCCG GTGACGTCTTCTACCTCCACTCCCGTCTGCTGGAGCGTGCTGCCAAGATGAGCAACAAGACCCACGGAGGTGGTTCCCTCACTGCTCTGCCCATCATCGAGACTCAGGGTGGTGATGTGTCTGCCTACATCCCAACCAACGTCATTTCCATTACCGACGGACAGATTTTCCTCGAAT CGGAGCTCTTCTATAAG GGAATTCGCCCGGCCATCAACGTCGGTCTTTCCGTGTCCCGTGTCGGATCCGCTGCCCAGCTCAAGG CCATGAAGCAAGTCGCCGGATCTCTCAAGCTCTTCTTGGCCCAATACCGTGAGGTCGCCGCTTTCGCCCAATTCGGTTCCGATCTCGATGCCTCCACCAAGCAGACCCTCAGCCGTGGCGAGCGTCTTACCGAGCTTCTCAAGCAGAAGCAGTACCAGCCCATGCCCGTCAGCGAGATGGTGCCGCTCATCTACGCCGGTGTCAACGGTCACCTCGACAAGATCCCCGTCAACAAGATCCTCAAGTGGGAGTCCGACTACCTCAGCCACCTCCGCAGCAACGAGTCCGAGCTTTTGTCCACCATTGACAAGGAGGGTGCTTTGAGCAAGGACCTCGAGGGCAAGCTCAAGAGCAGCATCACCAGCTTCATCTCAAGCTTCTCGTAG